CGACACCGTTGCGCAGGCCCTGGCCCTGATCGACGAGCAGATGGCCGCGTCACGCTTTCGGGGTGTCCGTCCCATGGGGATGAGCGGTGGTCCCCTTCCCGCCGCCGAGGTGCTGCGGGGCCTGCAAGAGCGGGGTCTGGTGTTCGAGTTGATGGCGCAGCCCGATCAACTTCTCGCCGCCGCCGCTGGCCTGGAGAACTTTCCGAGTCTCGTCGTGGTGGTGGAACACACCGGCTGGCCCCGGGCCAACACCCCCGAGGAGTTCGCGCTGTGGAAGGCCGGTATCGCCGCCCTGGCCGGGACCGGTGAGCAGGTGGTGTGCAAACTGTCGGGGTTGGCGATGCCGCTGGGGTCGATGCAGGTGGCGGCCTTTGCCCCCTGGCTCGAGTACGCCATCGAAGCCTTCGGGGTTCATCGGTGCATGTTCGCCAGTAATTTCCCGGTGGATGGGATGCACGGCAGTTTCGACGAGCTCTACACCACCTTTGCCACGGTGACCGCCGGGCTGAACGACCAGGACCGCGCCCAGTTGTTCGCCACCAATGCCGAGCGCGTGTACCGCTGCTAAGGAGAGGACCCGCGTGGAACCAGAGGAGTTCAAGGGTCGGATCGGTCGCTATCACTGGGACTCTGAGGCCCATTGGCCCCCCGAACCGCGACCCCCCGCCGGTGCGCCGAATGTGCTGTTGGTCATCCTCGACGACGTTGGGTTCGCCCAACTCGGGTGCTACGGATCCGCCATCGCCACTCCCACCATTGATCGGCTGGCGGCGGGGGGACTCCGCTATTCGAGTTTCCACACGACCGCGCTCTGTTCGCCCACCCGGGCCTGCGTGCTCACCGGGCGCAACCACCACGCCGTGGGCATGGGTCGGATCGTGGATTTGGCCACGGGCTTCCCCGGCTACGACGCTCGCATCCCCCCGTCGTGCTCGATGCTCCCGGCCATGTTGGTGCCGCAGGGGTACGCGGC
This DNA window, taken from Acidimicrobiia bacterium, encodes the following:
- a CDS encoding hydrolase; its protein translation is MTARPTRVVDAHVHLWDPARTDWYPYLSGRQALNMGDVSGMSRRFDVPIYRAESGGWNVEKLVNVAAATGGHSIAETLELDERAQVDGLLAAIIGGLPPTDTVAQALALIDEQMAASRFRGVRPMGMSGGPLPAAEVLRGLQERGLVFELMAQPDQLLAAAAGLENFPSLVVVVEHTGWPRANTPEEFALWKAGIAALAGTGEQVVCKLSGLAMPLGSMQVAAFAPWLEYAIEAFGVHRCMFASNFPVDGMHGSFDELYTTFATVTAGLNDQDRAQLFATNAERVYRC
- a CDS encoding arylsulfatase, which encodes MPSACTAAKERTRVEPEEFKGRIGRYHWDSEAHWPPEPRPPAGAPNVLLVILDDVGFAQLGCYGSAIATPTIDRLAAGGLRYSSFHTTALCSPTRACVLTGRNHHAVGMGRIVDLATGFPGYDARIPPSCSMLPAMLVPQGYAAWAVGKWHLTPEDEEHLGARRDRWPLGRGFERFYGFFPGETHQFVPAL